A genome region from Blautia coccoides includes the following:
- the pflB gene encoding formate C-acetyltransferase, which yields MNNFKQWDGFKGRIWKEEVNTRDFIQHNYVPYEGDQEFLEGPTEATEKLWSALSKLQKEERAKGGVLDMDTEIVSSLTSHGPGYISEELKDLEKVVGLQTDKPLKRAFMPFGGIKMAEDSCTSNGYTPAPELHKIFTEYHKTHNQGVFDAYTPEMKKARHNKIITGLPDTYGRGRIVGDYRRVALYGIDFLMEKKKEDYDNCGCGIMTDEIIRQREEISMQYRALADMKKMAESYGYDISKPAVDAKEAVQWLYFGYLAAIKTQNGAAMSVGRVGTFLDIYIQRDLENGTLTEKEAQELVDHFIMKLRMVKFARVPSYNQLFSGDPVWATVEVAGMGQDGRSMVTKTDYRILHTLENMGPAPEPNLTVLYSSRLPENFKKYAAYISVETSSIQYENDDVMRPVWGDDYSICCCVSATQTGKEMQFFGARANLAKCLLYAVNGGMDEKSRVQVGPEYKPITSEYLEYDELVRKYEIMMDWLAGLYVNTLNLIQYMHDKYYYEAAEMALIDTDVRRTFATGIAGFSHVVDSLSAVKYAKVKVIRDEEGMAVDFETEGDFPRYGNDDDRADDIAVWLLHTFLEKLKRYPTYRNSEPTTSILTITSNVVYGKATGALPDGRKAGEPLSPGANPSYGAEKNGLLASLNSVAKLPYEWALDGISNTQTINPGAIGHSEEERINNLVHILDGYFDQGAHHLNVNVFGIEKLVDAMEHPEKEEYANFTIRVSGYAVKFIDLTREQQLDVIARSAHERI from the coding sequence ATGAATAACTTCAAACAATGGGATGGATTTAAAGGTAGAATCTGGAAAGAAGAAGTCAACACACGTGACTTTATCCAGCATAACTATGTACCCTATGAAGGGGATCAGGAGTTCCTGGAAGGACCTACCGAAGCCACGGAAAAACTCTGGTCTGCACTTTCAAAACTGCAGAAAGAGGAGCGTGCGAAAGGCGGCGTTCTGGATATGGATACTGAAATTGTATCCTCACTGACTTCCCATGGGCCGGGCTACATCAGTGAAGAATTAAAAGACCTGGAAAAGGTGGTAGGATTACAGACCGATAAGCCGCTGAAGAGAGCATTTATGCCTTTTGGCGGTATCAAAATGGCAGAGGATTCCTGTACATCCAATGGCTACACACCTGCTCCGGAACTTCATAAAATCTTTACAGAATATCACAAAACGCACAATCAGGGTGTTTTCGATGCCTACACACCGGAGATGAAAAAAGCCCGTCATAACAAAATTATCACAGGACTTCCGGATACCTACGGCCGTGGCCGTATTGTGGGCGATTACAGGAGAGTGGCTCTCTACGGAATTGATTTCCTGATGGAAAAGAAAAAAGAAGATTACGATAACTGCGGCTGCGGTATCATGACAGATGAGATCATTCGTCAGAGAGAAGAGATCAGCATGCAGTACAGAGCTTTGGCCGATATGAAGAAGATGGCTGAGAGCTACGGATATGATATTTCCAAACCGGCTGTGGATGCCAAGGAAGCCGTTCAGTGGCTGTATTTTGGATACCTGGCTGCTATCAAGACACAGAATGGCGCTGCCATGAGTGTTGGCCGTGTGGGAACTTTCCTGGATATTTATATTCAGAGGGATCTGGAAAACGGCACTTTGACAGAAAAAGAGGCACAGGAGCTGGTTGACCACTTTATCATGAAACTGAGAATGGTCAAATTCGCCCGTGTACCTTCTTACAATCAGTTGTTCTCCGGAGACCCGGTATGGGCTACTGTGGAGGTGGCCGGTATGGGACAGGATGGCCGTTCCATGGTGACAAAGACAGACTACAGGATTCTCCACACACTAGAGAACATGGGACCGGCTCCGGAACCGAATCTGACTGTTCTTTACTCCTCAAGGCTGCCTGAGAACTTTAAGAAATATGCTGCGTATATCTCTGTTGAGACCAGCTCCATTCAGTATGAAAATGACGATGTGATGCGCCCTGTATGGGGAGATGACTATTCCATCTGCTGCTGTGTATCAGCTACCCAGACAGGAAAAGAGATGCAGTTCTTCGGAGCACGCGCAAACCTGGCAAAATGTCTCTTATACGCAGTCAACGGCGGTATGGATGAAAAATCAAGAGTGCAGGTGGGACCTGAGTATAAACCCATTACCTCCGAGTATCTGGAGTACGATGAGCTTGTCCGTAAATATGAGATCATGATGGACTGGCTGGCAGGACTGTATGTAAATACCCTTAATCTGATACAGTACATGCACGACAAATATTACTATGAGGCTGCGGAGATGGCACTGATAGACACAGATGTCCGCAGAACTTTCGCAACAGGAATCGCAGGATTTTCCCATGTGGTGGATTCCTTGTCTGCTGTAAAATATGCCAAAGTGAAGGTTATAAGGGATGAAGAAGGCATGGCAGTGGATTTTGAGACAGAAGGTGATTTCCCGCGTTATGGAAATGACGATGACAGAGCCGATGATATTGCAGTATGGCTGCTCCACACGTTCCTGGAAAAACTGAAAAGATATCCGACTTACCGCAATTCAGAGCCTACAACCTCAATCCTGACCATTACATCCAATGTGGTTTACGGAAAAGCGACAGGTGCGCTGCCGGACGGCAGAAAAGCAGGGGAACCTCTTTCACCGGGAGCAAACCCAAGCTACGGCGCAGAGAAAAACGGTCTTCTGGCTTCCCTGAACTCCGTTGCGAAGCTTCCGTATGAGTGGGCACTTGACGGAATCTCCAATACACAGACCATTAATCCCGGTGCCATCGGACATTCCGAGGAAGAGAGAATCAACAATCTGGTGCACATCCTGGATGGATATTTTGATCAGGGTGCACATCACTTAAATGTAAATGTATTCGGCATAGAAAAGCTGGTGGATGCCATGGAACATCCGGAAAAAGAAGAGTATGCAAACTTTACCATCCGTGTATCCGGTTATGCGGTAAAATTCATTGATCTGACACGCGAGCAGCAGTTGGATGTGATCGCTCGTTCTGCACATGAGCGCATATAG
- a CDS encoding cold-shock protein encodes MNKGTVKWFNSEKGFGFITGEDGSDVFVHFSGISCDGYKSLEDGQSVTYDLTRGNRGMQAVNVCAA; translated from the coding sequence ATGAATAAAGGTACAGTAAAATGGTTTAACTCAGAAAAAGGATTTGGATTTATCACAGGAGAAGACGGATCTGATGTATTCGTACATTTCTCAGGAATCAGTTGTGACGGCTACAAATCTCTTGAAGACGGTCAGAGCGTAACTTATGATTTAACAAGAGGAAACCGCGGTATGCAGGCCGTTAATGTGTGTGCAGCTTAA
- a CDS encoding putative manganese transporter, whose product MILDVISDALLDTAKLIPFLFLTYLVMEYLEHKTKNKSKQIMQKSGHLGPLIGGVAGAFPQCGFSAAAASLYSGGVISAGTLLAIFLSTSDEMIPIFISESVALGTILRILGLKIVLGAVSGFVIDILWRFSSRKRREREEHRHIHREHHEKDIHDLCESEHCHCENGSIIKSAFLHTLQITVFIFLVSLAIGFCVELVGSDNIGYFISSKPFIGVFLAALVGLIPNCASSVVITQLYLTGILGAGQMMAGLLVGAGVGILVLCRTNKGMKENLGLIGILYGTGVFWGILIEVLGIVL is encoded by the coding sequence ATGATACTTGATGTGATTTCAGATGCTTTGCTGGATACGGCGAAGCTGATCCCTTTCCTGTTCCTGACCTATCTGGTCATGGAATATCTGGAACACAAGACAAAGAATAAATCAAAACAGATCATGCAGAAGTCAGGGCATTTAGGCCCTCTTATAGGCGGCGTTGCAGGTGCGTTTCCTCAGTGCGGGTTTTCTGCCGCTGCGGCAAGCCTCTATTCCGGCGGAGTTATATCCGCGGGTACCCTGTTGGCCATTTTTCTCTCCACCTCTGATGAGATGATTCCTATCTTTATCTCCGAATCTGTAGCTTTGGGAACAATTTTGCGGATCCTGGGACTGAAAATAGTGTTGGGAGCTGTCTCTGGTTTTGTCATAGATATATTATGGCGCTTCAGCAGCAGGAAGAGAAGAGAACGGGAGGAACACAGGCATATACACAGGGAACACCATGAGAAAGATATCCACGATCTGTGTGAATCCGAACATTGCCACTGTGAGAACGGGAGCATTATCAAATCTGCTTTTCTGCACACCCTGCAGATCACCGTTTTTATATTTTTAGTATCTCTGGCTATTGGATTCTGCGTGGAGCTGGTTGGAAGTGATAATATCGGATATTTTATCAGCAGCAAGCCCTTTATCGGAGTATTTTTGGCGGCATTGGTCGGCCTTATTCCAAACTGCGCGTCCTCCGTTGTTATAACTCAGCTCTATCTCACAGGCATTCTGGGAGCCGGGCAGATGATGGCGGGACTATTGGTAGGAGCCGGTGTGGGTATCCTGGTACTTTGCAGAACCAATAAGGGAATGAAAGAAAATCTGGGACTCATTGGGATTCTTTACGGAACAGGCGTGTTCTGGGGAATTCTGATAGAAGTGTTGGGAATTGTTCTTTGA
- the pflA gene encoding pyruvate formate-lyase-activating protein gives MSAYSSRKGSIHSIESFGSVDGPGVRFVIFLQGCRMRCQFCHNPDTWSTSSMDMMSADELLSQALRYKAYWGDKGGITVSGGEPLLQMDFLLELFTKAKENGVHTVLDTSGNPFSRHDPFFHKFNRLMEVTDLLLLDIKQIDSKKHKILTGCGNENILDMAKYLAEIRKPVWIRHVLVPERNDYDEDLMKLDAFVKGLGNVQRFEVLPYHTLGIFKWQDMRIPYPLQGIEPPTKERVENANRLLHTNEYTGYLNA, from the coding sequence ATGAGCGCATATAGTTCCAGAAAAGGCTCCATCCATTCTATAGAAAGCTTCGGCTCTGTGGACGGACCCGGTGTCCGGTTTGTGATTTTTCTGCAGGGCTGCAGAATGCGCTGCCAGTTCTGCCACAACCCTGATACCTGGAGCACCAGCTCCATGGATATGATGTCAGCCGATGAGCTTTTAAGCCAGGCTCTGCGTTATAAGGCATACTGGGGAGACAAAGGAGGAATCACCGTCAGCGGCGGTGAGCCTCTGCTCCAGATGGATTTCTTACTGGAGCTGTTTACTAAGGCAAAGGAGAATGGAGTGCATACAGTTTTGGATACTTCGGGCAATCCATTTTCCAGACATGACCCGTTTTTTCATAAATTCAACCGCCTTATGGAAGTTACAGATCTGCTGCTCCTTGATATAAAGCAGATTGACAGTAAAAAACACAAAATTCTGACAGGATGCGGAAATGAAAACATTCTTGATATGGCCAAGTATCTGGCTGAAATCAGGAAGCCTGTATGGATCCGCCACGTTCTCGTACCGGAACGGAACGATTATGACGAAGACCTTATGAAACTGGATGCATTTGTTAAAGGCCTGGGCAATGTACAGCGCTTTGAGGTGCTGCCATATCACACACTGGGAATTTTCAAATGGCAGGATATGCGTATCCCGTATCCCCTGCAGGGAATCGAACCTCCCACAAAAGAGCGGGTGGAGAACGCGAACAGACTACTTCATACAAATGAATATACAGGTTATTTGAACGCATAG